Below is a window of Brassica napus cultivar Da-Ae chromosome A5, Da-Ae, whole genome shotgun sequence DNA.
TGTAGAACCCACATACGCAGCTCAATGGCACCACTGTCGCCAGACTCCCAATTAATCCCACCTAATTTACCCTTATAATTTATCAATGTCGGAGTTTTACGATTAAAGCATTCTGCTTCAATAACCTTGAACTCCTCATGCCTAACATCAAAACAAACTATCACtagtatgtttttttcaagAGCTACGTAATATATATCGCCACTGATGCATATTCCTTTAGACCAATAATAACTGTAGTATTTTGGACAAACGATGTCACTCCTCTCCTCCACCCAAGTTTTTGAACTCCTAATGTCAAAATTATATGACGATCCCTTGGAGGAAAATAAGGATGATGATCTACCAATATTTTGAATTGTTTGTCAACTGGATCAAACCCTAAAAAGGCTTCTGACGTATTGTCAGTGGCGGACCCAGGATTTTTATAAACCTGGGTCAGAAATTAATTGGGCtttaaaatcaaaactaaaaaaagaaaaaagtgggTGTCAAGAGAGGTTTGAACCCTGGTTTAGGGGTGTCAGCCGAAGTCAAAACACCACTAGAGCTAGCGAAATTCAGTTGTACATATTTAACAAACCAGATTTATAAGATTTAAGGGGTGTCAGCTGAACCCCCTTCTTTATACATAGGTCTGCCACTGCGTATTGTGCATGATCACTTTAGGTAACTCCGCATACTGTCCCGTGATAGGATTACATATCAGAGGCATTGCATCCTCCCCTGAGCGGCCCTTTCCACGGAAACATATCAAACCAGATGCATAGTTACAATTTTCTGAAGGGAACGTTGTATGATAATCGGCGGATACTACAAGAGAAGAGTTTTCATAAGGAATCTGAGGCTGTGGCGACGAGTAGAAGTGTAGTTCCTCACCAACTTTGTCGACTGCGAATAAGAGACGTGGTCGAGAAGATGACCTGGTCAAGTACAAATCTTTGAAATATGGACTACTAAGCATGGTTCGCCATAACTTGGACACGCAATGAAACCTCCCTACTGATTTTGAAGGCAGTCTTGAGAGTATCTCTAGAATGAGATCTATTGGGATGGAATCTGAATTTTCTGCTCTATTCATGATCGCTCTATTAACCGCTGATGGGAAGGAGAGAGATATCCAGAGAAAACAACTCACACAGGTACCATTATATATAGAGACCTAAGTAAGAGCATCTCCATTAAAGTCTATAGATATCTAAACATCAAAGGAAAATGTAAAAATAGAAGTGTTAAGGAAtagtatttcaaaataaaaacttgtAGTTTTTCATTAGATATTCTCAGCCATGTGTTAATCTTTAAGTGGTTTgacttttttataatattaaattcaaataaataactcaaaattttagtatattatcattaataaGTTTATATACTCATTTTATATTTGCAAGATATGTTACTTTTTAGAGATAAAACTATAATTGGTATGAATTTGTTTAAGTTGATGTCAAAAAAGCTATAACAGGTAACttatagaataataaaataaaatgaaaaaatgaaaaaaaagtaattggaaaaaagataaatattggctacttatttgtttctttctggatttaacaagaaataaatcgttaataattttaaaaatataaaaaatgacaATGTACATAAGTTAAATGTTAAAGAATAAAGAGAATTTAACTAAGTAGGGATTATTGGTTGGTATGTTttgatggatttgaaaatccaaactaaatttagtgttattggttttatgattttaaaatatgtattgaaatcatgtgttattggtgtaatgattcataaattctaattcAAATCAATTGTTATTCAATCATACGGATGTACTAATAGATTTGATTTCATAATGAATTTGAATGTTACATGAAtttctttgttaaaaatacaaagacgtTACTCTATGCTAAAAAGAATGAAATGTAATGCGTGTGATTACATGTTATGTATTATGTTTTAGCATAAATAGAAGTATCGGAGTCATGATCCAAATATAAGACTTTGGAGTTGTCAACTGAAGACAAATCTTAGCTTTGATGtttctttgtttgttgtttggtttgcatattattttatgttctttCAGATAATAAGAAAAGCTTCGGCTTTTGTTTGTGTGCAAGATTATTCAAAAACtcttaataaaatgaattttctaTTGAACTCAACCAAACGAGACATGTAATCATAATATTGAATACTATAAtgtcaaatattatttttgttttcaagtgAGAGCGTAGAGATGAAAACCCGAAAGAGAGTATATGATATATGATAAGCCACATGAAGATGAGATAAGTCACAAGAACATCACAGCCAAACTAGCTAGactctcttttaaaaaaaaagttgaaatccTCCACATGGTCCACTAAGACTTTAACACTACTAACATTCTCACGAAAGCCTTGGATTTCAACACTCCTGAGAGCGTTCTTTTCGGGATTGaagtagaaaacataaaaaggtTTAAATGTATCGATCATAGACAAAACAAATTCACCTCTAGTGGTCATTCCAGCAACGGTAAAATCGTGGAGTTTAATGTCATCATTCTCAGGCAAAGTATAGACATATTCCGACCATTCTTGTTTCTCGACATCATGTAGAACCCACATACGCAACTCAATGGCACCACTGTCATTAAGATTCCCAGTAATCCCACCTAATTTACCCTTATAGTTTATCAATGTCGGAGTTTCATGATTAAAGCATTGTGCTTCAATAACCTTGAACTCCTCATACCTAACATCAAAACAAACTATTTCATATACTCCTTTTGAATACCTTGCACAATGTAGGTAGTATACAACTCCACTGATGCATATTCCTTCAGACAAATATCCATAATATTTTGGACAACAGATGTCACTCCTCCACCCAAGTTTTGGCACTCCTAATGTCAAAATTATATGACGATTAGTTGCAGAAGAATAAGGAAAATGCTCTACCAATATCTTGAATTGTTTGTCAATTggatcaaaccctaaaacagCTTTTGATGGAATGTACATGATCACTTTAGGTAACTCCGCATACTGTCCCGTCATAGGATTACATATCATAGGCATTGCTTCCTCCTCTGAGCAGCCCTTTCCACGGAAACATATCAAACCAGATGCATAGTTACAAAGTTCTGAAGTGAACGTCGTATGATAATCGGCGGCTACTACAAGAGACGACTTGTCATAAGGAATTGAAGGCTGTGAGGACGAGTAGAAGTGTagttcctcttcctcttcctcaccAACGCTGTGGACAACAAATAAGAGACGTGGTCGAGCAGATGACCTGGTCAAGTACAACTCTTTGAAATATGGACAACTAAGCATGGATCGCCATAGCTTGGACACGCAATGAAACCTCCCTACTGATTTTGAAGGCAATCTTGAGAGTATCTCTAGAATGAGATCTATTGGGATGGAATCTGAATTTTCTGCTCTATTCATGATTGCTCCATTAACCGCTGATGGGAAGGAGAGAGATATCTAGAGAATACAACTCACAAAGGTACCATTATATATAGAGACCTAAGTAAGAGCATCTCCATTGAACTCTATAGATATCTAAACATCAaaggaaaatgtaaaaaaaaaaaatagaagtgtTTAGTAATAGTATTTCCAAATAGAAACTTGTAGTTTTTCATTAGATATTCTCAGCCATGTGTTAATCTTTAAGTGGTTTgagttttttataatattaaattcaaataaataactcaaaattttagtatattatcattaataaGTTTAGATACTCATTTTATATTTGCAAGATTTGTTACTTTTTAGAGATAAAACTATATCTGGTATGAGTTTGTTTAAGTTGATAACAAATAAATCTATAACTGGTAACTTATAAAACTATAACTGGTATGAGTTTGTTTAAGTTGTCAATAGCTTGGATCTATCtttctttgtttgttgtttgattctcatattcttttatatgttatttcagttaaaaagaaaaggaaaaattgccaaaagagaacaaaaaaacaaggtTGATGTCCCCTTGGTATAAAACAAACATGAAGTTGTcttaatagtataatttttttaataatcccaaaactaaccatatatttaatctaattaaacacaatttaaaagttaatttgaattttttttttaaagttaatggaaaaaagggaaaaaaacatttgaaaggcaatcgaaaacaaaaaaagaaaaagggtaTAAATATGCATCATAGAAAACAAGAGTTTGTGagaagaatcaaaagaaaaactatagaaaaaccatagattgatgaagaagagaagggagaatcgtttttttaaaaacaattcaaGTAAAATCGACCATAACACGTTttaggaagttagaatatttttaggagatttttagaatatttccttaactgaaatttcattaattttcgcAAAAAATTAGGTATTTTTATCCGTAAAAGGCAACTTCTAAAAGTTTGGAAGAATGGTAAAAATTCTGAATACACTTTATACTTTGAGTAGACATAAGAGTACATTGTAGAAAACACATTCCCCAAAATTTAGAATACTTTATAAAAGTAGAAGATGCATTCGGAAGGAAAGTGGATACCTTTACGATTAGTAGAATGCGCATTCctcttttttagaaatttagtaAATAGTAAAATGAGCATTCTAAAAGAAATAGATGAATgtgtttattttagaaattgttTTCTACTATACCATTTTTCGTAGAAGACGCATTCTATTTTTAGTAGAacgtattttaaaaatcttatttaccaagtttttgaacaaaagaaaattaccaGCTTGTGTATAtggatgttttattaattgtttatatttttaataatttttttgattaacaaaattatttatttcattagcTTTcagaaatataaaagataaaaaggagaaaaattggaaaaaaattagttttataccAAAGAGACAATAaccttgtttttttgttctcttttagcAATTTTCCCAAAAGAAAAAGCTTGGGCTTTTGTTAGTGTGCAAGATTATTCAAAAACTCTTAAGATAATGAATTTTCTATTGAACTCAACCGTGGTTGCCGGTTAACCAAACGATAAAATGTTGAATACTATAATGTCTaaccattatttttgttttgaagtgAGAGTATGGAGATGAAAATCCGAAagaaagtatataatatatgataaaccAACAGAATGATAAGAGTTTACAAACAAAGCTTGAAGATGAGATACGTCACAACATCACAGCCAAACTAGATAGactctcttttaaaaaaagttgaaaTCCTCCACATGGTCCACAAAGACTTTAACACTACTAACATTCTCACCAAAGCCTTGGATTTCAACACTCCTGAGAGTGTTCTTTTCGGGATTGAAGTAGAAAACATAAAACCGTTTAAATGTATCGAGCAAGAACAAAACAAATTCACCTCTAATAGTCATTCCAGCAACGGTAAATTCGTGGAGTTTAATGACATCATTCTCAGGCAAAGGGTAGACATAACTGGACCATTCTTGCTTCTCGACATCATGTAGAACCCACATACGCAACTTGGCACCAGTGTCACCAGATTCCCAATTAATCCCACCTAATTTacctttataatttataaatgtcgGAGTTTTATGAGTAAAGCATTCTGCTTCAATAACCTTGAACTCCTCATAcctaacaacaaaacaaactatcACTAGTATGTTATTTTCATGAGTCCTAGCTACGTAATATATATCTCCATTGATGCATATTCCTTCAGACCAATAATAACTGTAGTATTTTGGACAACCGATGTTACTCCTCCACCCAAGTTTTGGAACTCGTAATGTCAAAGTTATATGACGACGATCCCTTGCTGAAGGATAAGGCAAATGCTCTACCAATATCTTGAATTGTCTGTCAACTGGATCAAACCCTAGAAAGGCTTTTGACGTATTGTACATGATCACTTTAGGTAACTCCGCATACTTCCCGTGATAGGATTACATATCAGAGTCAGTGCATCCTTTCTTGAGTGGCACTTTCCACTGAAACATATCAAACCAGATGCATAGTTACAACGTCTTGAAGGGAACTTCGTATGATAATCGGCGGCTTCTACAAGCGAAGACTTGTCATAAGGAATCTGAGGCTGTGGCGACGAGTAGAAGTGTAGTTCCTCACCAACTTTGTCGACTGCGAATAAGAGACGTGGTCCAGCAGATGACCTGGTCAAGTACAACTCTTTGAAATATGGACAACTAAGCATGGTTCGCCATAACTTGGACACTCAATGAAACTGTAACGCCCCGacccgcccacggctaatgggccacccacgcccgctctctcggcccgtgggccccatcccgtctgacggtcggtccgttaatttttcaaaggctcgaaatcattgtttactgaccctgcaatcaccacccgacctttccccgtgctttggcctcactcacacgctatcgcgaatcacttcccgataggtcacccatccttccactactccagctcaagcacgcttaactctggagttctttcaggatgtgctccggaaaaggtaagtcaactttggtgacataggtagccaaatcaattctcttaagccttttttcacatatcacaactcgggatgttacaattcaccccctctcaaagaacgcaacgtcctcgttgcgcccccgacaggtctcaagacgcctctcaggTCGGAACTGAGATagctaacctggctctgataccacttgtaacgccccgacccgcccacggctaatgggccacccacgcccgctctctcggcccgtgggccccatcccgtctgacggtcggtccgttaatttttcaaaggctcgaaatcattgtttactgaccctgcaatcaccacccgacctttccccgtgctttggcctcactcacacgctatcgcgaatcacttcccgataggtcacccatccttccactactccagctcaagcacgcttaactctggagttctttcaggatgtgctccggaaaaggtaagtcaactttggtgacataggtagccaaatcaattctcttaagccttttttcacatatcacaactcgggatgttacagaAACCTTCCTACTGATTTTGAAGGCAATCTCGAGAGTATCTCAAGAATGAGATCTATTGGGATGGAAGCTGGATTTTCTGCTCTATTCATGATCGTTTATTAGCAGACGATGGGACTTGGACGTGCAGGTAATGATGAGAACCGGCAGCACCTGTTTTTCGATTGCTCCTTTAGTAATCAGATTTGGATGTTCTTTATTTCTCGGATGCAGCTTACTCCTCCACAGGGGTTTGATGAAGTGTTGAGATGGCTGAAAGATCCATCAAGAGACAAGAATGTGATCCTGATTATTAGACTCATTCACCAAGCTGTAGTCTACTTGGTTTGGAAAGAGAGAAACAAGCGTATTCACACAGCTGAGGTGAAGCCAGCAGGGACTCTGATTGCAGAAATTCAGCAGACTGTTAAGCTCCGTTTAGATCCGTTGGCTCGCAGACAGTTAACTCCAGCAGGACAGGACTCTGTGCTTGCTACTTGGATGTCCTTCTTCTCAGTCTAAAGTGTTTGAAGTGTTGTGCAGGGAGTACATGTGGACTGGAAGATGAAGgggatttcttttctttttggattAGTAGAATTGTAGGCGCTTACCAGGCCAGGGTATATATGTTTTGGGCTTGACTTTTTTGTAATGTGTCTGATATGAATGAATAAaagaatttattaaaaaaaaaaaaaaaaaaaaaaaaaaaaaaacctatagatatctaaacctaaaaaaaagaagatatctAAACATCAAAAGAAAAGATTGAAAAATAGAGGTGTTAGggaataatatttcaaaatagaaACTTGTAGATTTTCACTAGATATTCTCAGCCATGTGTTAATCTTTAAGTGGTTTgaatttttcataaatattaaaaatcaaataataagtaaaattcaaataataactaaaatggaaaacaaagtaaatggaaaaagataaaaatttgaccaattctttcaaataacaatttttaagtttttatcacaaaacagcattcaaaaaataaaatgacaaaatagcttcttttttttattttgaaaaatttaatatcttttttaattttttttatttgaaatcacattccaaaaaaacccaacccttaactctaaaccctaaactcaaaaatctacctttaattctaaatcctaaggtctagattaattaactctaaatgtataaatgtatatttacttctttaatgAAACACTAGATTCTGAAAaggcaaatatatatttttgttttaattttttttaaataaatttaatttttatatttgtgttattttttgtaatcatatttatatttaatattaatttaatttaacaaaattttggtAATTATTTCAAGTTGCATAGATATACACTTGTGACATATGCatttcagaaatttttttaaactatattctTAAATTTTGCAACAtactatattttcttattagttaCCTAATATAATTAGTCAAGAATCTTAACTAAAAAACCTGATTCGGAATCGACTCgaaaataaaattctcataCTCTATTAGGCCTTGCCTATATATTCAAAACGGTTCTTAAAGTCTTATATCCGAAAACCAATATTAAATCCAACCCGCACCAAAACGGAacaaaattttttgaaattgttttgatttttttaatatattatgtttaaatatatatacatatatatatatatatatatatatatattaatgggTTAATATGTTCTTCACTAACTTtatgtaaaatcacatttaataaatattttttaatcgaaTAATCTATTTAAACCCGTTAAACTAAATGAGTTTATacgaatatttatttctattaaaagTCCACTTAAACTCTGTTAAACCCTATATTAACAtcatgtgatttttttaattgataaacTTAATGTCTatggaaaatatttaaaatttgaataaattaatGTCTGGTTAAACATATTCCAATTTTTTGGACTGAGATGTAACTTATGTTGTTGTAGTGTgataatgatttttgaaaaagtGGTATTCAAttgtattttttctaaaaatctatgttAAACATGATTACAAAACTTAAGTTGAAATGGTGTTATATTAATGTAAACAGATTTGAATGACGGATTTGAATAGATTAATATAAGATAAAAAGATcagtaaatattttaatacaaattatatataccaTTATTATTAGGCTTGTGTAAAATCTGTCAAAAGGCAAAAAGCagtattaatataattaatgttgATTTTAGAAGTAAGATGTGGTTATTAAATTGCACACTACGCAAAGAAATAAGAAGTTGCTGTTTTTTGACCCGCCTTTGAAAGGGcgtgtatattttttgttgtaattatttttgaaaattttaattttacattttttcatatttgtgtttaatattaatttattataatataatttttggtaattacaTTAAATATGTCAAGTTGCATAACTATACACTTATACCATATGtatttcataaattattttaaactttattcataaatattacaaacatattattttttagtacTTATCTAACATAATTACTCAAGAATATTTGTATCCAGAAAAATCGATTCAAAATCGATCCGAAAATCAAAATCTCATACTCTATTAAACATGACTTATATATTTGAACAGTTCTTAAAATGTTTTATCCAAAAACCAATATCAAATCCAACCCGCACCGTTAGccgaacaaatttttttttaaatgtttgaaaattttaattttaattatattctgttaaaaatacatacatacatatatatacatatgtaaatGGGTTAATATGGTCTTCATTAACTTtaagtaaaattatatttaataaaaaaatttaatctaaTAACTTATTTAAAACCCGTTATACTAAATCagtttatatgaatatttattctattaaaattttcaattaaaccctatttttaacatcaagtgATTTGTTAATTGATAAACTTAATGTCtgtgtaaaatatttaaaatttgaaaaaaattaatgtctAGTTAAATAAATCCTAATTTTTTGGCTGAGATGTAAGCTATATTGTTGTAGtgtgataataatttttttaaaaaatatatcaaagtttATTATAATGAGGAATaattatcatatcattatataaatatatgtcaaTAACGTAActgtatacataattatataatataatgtgttgtattaatcaaataaaaggtTACAAttctaaaaatgatttttatttaaacacccaataaaaaaaatatatggtaacaaaaatgtatttttatggtACATGACCAATTGTATAAGGTTTTTTCGTATTACACATTTGTTGCCATATAAaagggtttatatttttatttaaacacccaataacaaaaaaagtacaaaaatatatttttataattttttgttgcCATATACGTAGTTCTTTAAAATATGACCTAAAGTGGTTATCCCTTTAGAATAagacttttaaatatattcatttagaTGCAATTATATAACTTGTGCagttatataagatatataaaaaatagttttttagtTAGACATAACTTTTTATCAATTGGTCATGTACATacaattatacaaaaaaaaatcagttggACTTTATCAACGGGTCATGttctaatttaatagtattgatattttgtttattcTGATCCTTGTGACAAAAAATTTTTAGTGCTATGTTAGAGAATTTCTCTAAATATTGGATACTTAGGTTCCGAATAGCAATCAACCACCCGCACCGTTTTCAGtaacaaaattttttatatctatactattttttgcgaagtaaatttttgcaatGAAACTCTCACAttgaaagttagagtggttaatatcgtttatacccttaatgaataaaatatataaataaattaaaaaataaaaacgaaattttaattgattttgattagataattgattattattaaaaatagtaagaattatccaaaatctgaaaatataattttaaaaagagataacttctgtatatattgtattgttatctgaaaaagtctttaagtaaaaagttaaaaacataaatttcataactaaatattaattaaaaaaaattattaattataattaaaaatagaatattgaattatccaaaatctaaaatataatttaaaaagataatttatatatatatatatatatattgtattgttatctgaaaaagctgaaaaagtattttagtaaaacattaaaaacata
It encodes the following:
- the LOC106453417 gene encoding F-box protein At3g57590-like — translated: MNRAENSDSIPIDLILEILSRLPSKSVGRFHCVSKLWRSMLSCPYFKELYLTRSSARPRLLFVVHSVGEEEEEELHFYSSSQPSIPYDKSSLVVAADYHTTFTSELCNYASGLICFRGKGCSEEEAMPMICNPMTGQYAELPKVIMYIPSKAVLGFDPIDKQFKILVEHFPYSSATNRHIILTLGVPKLGWRSDICCPKYYGYLSEGICISGVVYYLHCARYSKGVYEIVCFDVRYEEFKVIEAQCFNHETPTLINYKGKLGGITGNLNDSGAIELRMWVLHDVEKQEWSEYVYTLPENDDIKLHDFTVAGMTTRGEFVLSMIDTFKPFYVFYFNPEKNALRSVEIQGFRENVSSVKVLVDHVEDFNFFFKRESS
- the LOC106453415 gene encoding uncharacterized protein LOC106453415 — its product is MGLGRAGNDENRQHLFFDCSFSNQIWMFFISRMQLTPPQGFDEVLRWLKDPSRDKNVILIIRLIHQAVVYLVWKERNKRIHTAEVKPAGTLIAEIQQTVKLRLDPLARRQLTPAGQDSVLATWMSFFSV